A genomic region of Pseudomonas sp. RSB 5.4 contains the following coding sequences:
- the algW gene encoding Do family serine endopeptidase AlgW, with translation MLKALRFFGWPLLAGVLIALLIIQRYPQWVGLPSLDVNLQQAPQTTSVQQGPVSYADAVVIAAPSVVNLYTTKVIAKPAHPLFEDPQFRRFFGDNSPKQKRMESSLGSGVIMSPEGYILTNNHVTTGADQIVVALKDGRETLARVIGSDPETDLAVLKIDLKNLPAITVGRSDSIRIGDVALAIGNPFGVGQTVTMGIISATGRNQLGLNNYEDFIQTDAAINPGNSGGALVDANGNLTGINTAIFSKSGGSQGIGFAIPVKLAMEVMKSIIEHGQVIRGWLGIEVQPLTQELAESFGLSGRPGIVVAGIFRDGPAQKAGLQLGDVILSIDGEPAGDGRKSMNQVARIKPTDKVTIQVMRNGKELKLTAEIGLRPPPAPVKEEE, from the coding sequence ATGCTCAAGGCGCTGCGTTTTTTCGGCTGGCCGCTGTTGGCCGGTGTGCTTATCGCTCTGTTGATTATTCAACGTTACCCGCAGTGGGTCGGGCTACCCAGCCTCGACGTCAACCTGCAACAGGCCCCGCAAACCACCAGCGTGCAGCAGGGGCCGGTGTCCTATGCGGACGCAGTGGTCATCGCCGCACCGTCGGTGGTCAACCTCTACACCACCAAGGTCATCGCCAAACCGGCGCATCCGCTGTTTGAGGATCCGCAGTTCCGGCGTTTCTTCGGTGACAACTCGCCGAAGCAGAAACGCATGGAATCGAGCCTCGGCTCCGGCGTGATCATGAGCCCGGAAGGCTACATTCTGACCAACAACCACGTGACGACGGGCGCCGACCAGATCGTGGTGGCGCTCAAGGACGGTCGTGAAACCCTCGCCCGCGTCATCGGCAGCGACCCGGAAACCGACCTCGCGGTACTGAAGATCGACTTGAAAAACCTGCCGGCAATCACCGTCGGCCGCTCCGACAGTATTCGCATCGGCGACGTCGCGCTGGCCATCGGCAACCCGTTCGGCGTCGGCCAGACCGTGACCATGGGCATCATCAGCGCCACCGGGCGTAACCAGTTGGGCCTGAACAACTACGAAGACTTCATCCAGACCGACGCGGCGATCAACCCGGGCAACTCCGGCGGCGCACTGGTCGATGCCAACGGCAACCTCACCGGGATCAACACCGCGATCTTCTCCAAGTCCGGCGGCTCGCAGGGCATCGGTTTTGCGATCCCGGTGAAACTGGCGATGGAAGTGATGAAGTCGATCATCGAGCACGGTCAGGTGATTCGTGGCTGGCTCGGTATTGAAGTGCAGCCGCTGACCCAGGAACTGGCCGAGTCGTTTGGCCTGTCCGGGCGTCCGGGAATTGTTGTGGCGGGAATCTTCCGCGATGGCCCGGCACAGAAGGCCGGCCTGCAACTGGGTGACGTGATTCTGAGTATCGACGGCGAACCGGCCGGTGATGGCCGCAAGTCAATGAACCAGGTGGCGCGGATCAAGCCGACCGACAAGGTGACCATCCAGGTCATGCGCAACGGCAAGGAACTGAAGCTGACCGCTGAAATCGGCCT